One part of the Treponema sp. OMZ 787 genome encodes these proteins:
- a CDS encoding biotin--[acetyl-CoA-carboxylase] ligase, producing the protein MGELISRTTSDILLDMLIEQNGKPLSGEEAALRLGLSRVSVWKAVQKLRGEGYDIEGGKNRGYVLKSSSDVLNAFFIEKNLSGLAKSVCGGKIEVFKTIDSTNTEAKRMLNSCSNSELLHGTLLFAEHQSAGRGRFSRNFYSPEGAGLYFSLIFYPSIRVKDNREAPDPSLYTAISAVVICRCLQELGFAPKIKWVNDIYLNGKKICGILSEGIIDMETSSVQAVIIGIGLNVKDSNFPPELKNKAGSLFSETLSLSGKAGIPFKEVSSFSRNALASSIISRLIEALYGLHSQSKLMEEYKSLSLLTGKKVKVLPFVGSPYEALVLGISDLGHLIMETKDGKKNELVSGEVSLEFEA; encoded by the coding sequence ATGGGAGAGCTTATATCAAGGACAACGAGCGATATCCTTTTGGATATGCTGATAGAACAAAACGGAAAACCTCTTTCGGGTGAAGAAGCTGCTTTGCGCTTGGGGCTTTCGCGGGTTTCCGTTTGGAAGGCCGTACAAAAACTGCGGGGCGAAGGCTATGATATAGAAGGCGGAAAAAATAGAGGCTATGTCCTAAAGTCTTCTTCCGATGTGTTAAACGCTTTTTTTATCGAAAAGAACTTATCCGGACTTGCAAAATCTGTTTGCGGCGGTAAAATCGAGGTTTTTAAGACGATAGATTCTACAAACACCGAGGCGAAAAGGATGTTGAATTCTTGCAGCAATTCAGAGCTGCTCCACGGAACTCTTCTCTTTGCTGAGCACCAAAGTGCCGGAAGGGGCCGCTTTTCGCGAAACTTTTATTCACCTGAAGGAGCAGGCCTCTATTTTAGTCTTATTTTTTACCCCTCAATTCGGGTAAAAGATAATAGGGAAGCTCCCGATCCAAGTCTTTACACGGCAATTTCGGCAGTAGTCATCTGCCGCTGTTTACAAGAACTGGGCTTTGCTCCAAAAATAAAATGGGTAAACGATATCTATCTTAACGGAAAAAAAATCTGCGGCATTTTAAGTGAGGGAATTATCGATATGGAAACTTCCTCAGTGCAAGCCGTAATTATCGGCATAGGCCTCAATGTAAAAGACTCGAATTTTCCTCCCGAACTTAAAAATAAGGCCGGCTCACTTTTTAGTGAGACTCTTTCACTTTCCGGCAAAGCCGGTATCCCGTTTAAAGAAGTCTCTTCTTTCAGCCGGAATGCCCTAGCTTCTTCTATTATATCGAGGCTGATAGAAGCCCTTTACGGCCTGCATTCTCAAAGCAAATTAATGGAAGAATATAAAAGCCTATCCCTCCTTACAGGAAAAAAAGTGAAGGTTTTGCCCTTTGTCGGCTCCCCCTATGAAGCCTTGGTTTTGGGAATCAGCGATTTGGGTCATCTTATAATGGAAACTAAGGATGGCAAAAAAAATGAATTGGTTTCGGGCGAGGTAAGTTTAGAGTTTGAGGCTTGA
- a CDS encoding AMP-binding protein — protein MFYKEYINYIESDDWETVHNSFSVKAPENFNFAYDIIDRMAKKSPETEALVWCDETEERIFSFGELAKQINKTANFFKAMGIGKGDTVLLFLRRRYEFWFVLPALHKIGAIAVPATVQLAAHDIEYRIQSANIKMVMAVQEKNLQEEIQKAAESAYNKPLLVWVHDEMEGWISFDKLVKNMSDEFTPPAGEAYPCGKDIALLYFTSGTSGNPKMVEHNFLYPLGHIATAKFWQNVKEGGRHLSVAETGWAKAMWGKIYGQWLCGCSVFVYDMKMFIPKNMLEKLSKYKVTSFCAPPTVYRYLIRENIEDYDLSSLEECTTAGEALSMDIFNTFKEKTGLELREGYGQTELTLTTGTFPGMKIKPGSMGKPAPGYEIDIIRPDGSSCEAGESGEIILRLDKKVPFGMFGGYYKNEEKTAEVFKDGVYHTGDAAYRDEDGYFWFESRTDDLIKSSGFRISPFEVESVLLQHPAVFECAVTGVPDPKRGQAVKAFVVLNKTYKPSQALEKELMFFAKKNAALYKAPRSLEFVEALPKTHNGKISRAAIRSRKD, from the coding sequence ATGTTTTATAAAGAATATATAAACTATATTGAAAGCGATGATTGGGAAACCGTACATAACTCTTTTTCAGTCAAAGCTCCCGAAAATTTTAATTTTGCTTATGACATAATAGATAGAATGGCGAAAAAAAGCCCTGAAACGGAAGCCCTCGTCTGGTGCGACGAAACCGAAGAAAGGATTTTTTCGTTCGGAGAATTGGCAAAACAAATAAATAAGACGGCAAACTTTTTTAAGGCGATGGGAATAGGAAAAGGCGACACGGTTTTGCTTTTTTTGAGAAGAAGATACGAATTTTGGTTCGTTCTTCCGGCTCTGCACAAGATCGGAGCCATAGCCGTCCCTGCGACGGTTCAGCTTGCAGCCCACGACATTGAGTACAGAATTCAATCCGCCAATATAAAAATGGTCATGGCCGTACAAGAAAAAAACTTGCAGGAAGAAATTCAAAAGGCTGCCGAATCAGCCTATAATAAGCCCCTTCTTGTTTGGGTACATGACGAGATGGAAGGCTGGATTTCCTTTGATAAGCTTGTAAAAAATATGAGCGATGAGTTTACGCCCCCCGCAGGAGAAGCCTATCCTTGCGGAAAAGACATAGCTCTTTTGTACTTTACTTCCGGCACTTCGGGTAATCCCAAAATGGTAGAACATAATTTTCTATATCCGCTCGGGCACATAGCAACGGCAAAGTTTTGGCAAAATGTCAAAGAAGGCGGAAGGCACTTAAGCGTTGCGGAAACAGGCTGGGCTAAGGCCATGTGGGGAAAGATCTACGGGCAGTGGCTTTGCGGTTGTTCCGTCTTTGTGTACGACATGAAAATGTTCATACCTAAAAATATGCTCGAAAAACTATCGAAATACAAGGTAACTTCATTTTGCGCTCCGCCGACGGTTTACAGATACTTAATCCGTGAAAATATAGAAGACTATGATTTATCTTCTCTCGAAGAGTGCACAACGGCAGGCGAAGCCTTGAGCATGGATATTTTCAACACCTTTAAAGAAAAAACCGGATTGGAGCTGCGCGAGGGCTACGGCCAAACGGAGCTTACCCTCACAACCGGCACCTTCCCCGGCATGAAAATAAAACCCGGCTCGATGGGAAAACCGGCCCCCGGCTATGAAATAGATATTATCCGCCCCGACGGTTCTTCTTGCGAGGCAGGAGAATCGGGAGAAATCATTCTGCGTCTGGATAAAAAAGTTCCCTTCGGCATGTTCGGCGGCTATTATAAAAATGAAGAAAAAACGGCAGAGGTTTTTAAGGACGGAGTTTATCACACGGGAGATGCAGCCTATAGGGATGAGGACGGCTATTTTTGGTTTGAAAGCCGAACCGATGACCTTATAAAAAGCTCCGGCTTCCGTATAAGCCCCTTCGAGGTGGAATCGGTTTTGCTTCAACACCCGGCTGTTTTTGAATGTGCGGTAACCGGAGTTCCCGACCCAAAAAGAGGACAGGCTGTAAAGGCCTTTGTTGTTTTAAACAAAACGTACAAGCCGAGCCAAGCCTTGGAAAAGGAGCTTATGTTCTTTGCAAAGAAAAATGCAGCCCTCTACAAGGCTCCGCGCTCTCTCGAATTTGTAGAAGCCCTGCCTAAGACCCACAACGGCAAGATAAGCAGAGCCGCCATAAGGAGCCGAAAGGATTGA
- the fabF gene encoding beta-ketoacyl-ACP synthase II, whose protein sequence is MRRVVITGLGAVTPIGNTLDETWEGIKEGKCGIGNITQFDCTDFKIQIAAEVKNFDASQFMDKKDARKMARFTQFAVAAASQAMKDAGLSKENIDANRTGIILGNGIGGFEIYQEAFKKYFQVAPDRIPPMTVPLLIPNEAAGNISMQFGIKGPSWTLATACASGTDALGNALDLVRSGRVDVCVSGGTESTITGFGISGFTILQTLASGDPAQACCPFDKKRSGFVMGEGSGILILEEYEHAKKRGAKIYAEFAGYGASSDAYHLTSPDPSGDGGALAITNALADAGVKPEEVQYYNAHGTSTPINDPAETAMIKKAFGDHAYKMKVSSTKSMIGHCLGAAGALEAIFCIKAMEEGFYPPTINLTEPDLEAGCDLDYVPNKGVKGEINCAASGSLGFGGHNGVAVFKKIK, encoded by the coding sequence ATGAGAAGAGTTGTAATTACAGGCCTCGGTGCCGTAACCCCCATAGGAAACACTCTTGATGAAACATGGGAAGGAATCAAAGAAGGTAAATGCGGAATCGGAAACATTACCCAATTTGATTGTACCGATTTTAAGATTCAGATAGCGGCAGAAGTAAAAAACTTTGATGCTTCACAATTTATGGATAAAAAAGATGCCCGAAAGATGGCACGCTTTACCCAATTTGCCGTAGCCGCAGCTTCACAGGCAATGAAGGATGCAGGTCTTTCAAAAGAAAACATCGATGCAAACCGCACAGGTATAATACTCGGAAACGGTATAGGCGGTTTTGAAATCTACCAAGAAGCCTTTAAAAAATACTTTCAAGTCGCTCCGGATCGCATTCCGCCGATGACTGTTCCCCTTCTTATTCCTAATGAGGCAGCCGGAAACATAAGTATGCAGTTTGGTATAAAAGGCCCGTCTTGGACCTTGGCCACAGCCTGTGCCTCAGGTACCGACGCCCTCGGAAACGCCCTAGACCTAGTACGCTCAGGCCGTGTAGATGTTTGCGTTTCGGGCGGAACGGAATCCACAATTACAGGTTTCGGAATAAGCGGCTTTACAATTTTGCAAACCCTCGCTTCGGGCGATCCGGCACAGGCTTGCTGTCCCTTCGATAAAAAGCGTTCAGGCTTTGTAATGGGCGAAGGCTCAGGCATTCTCATCCTCGAAGAATATGAACACGCAAAAAAAAGAGGAGCCAAAATATACGCAGAGTTTGCAGGTTATGGAGCATCTTCCGATGCCTATCACTTAACCAGCCCCGATCCCTCAGGAGACGGAGGAGCTTTAGCCATTACCAATGCCTTAGCCGATGCAGGCGTAAAACCTGAAGAAGTTCAATACTACAATGCTCACGGAACCTCGACACCAATCAACGACCCTGCAGAAACGGCCATGATTAAAAAGGCCTTCGGCGACCATGCGTATAAAATGAAGGTTTCTTCTACCAAGTCGATGATAGGTCACTGCTTAGGTGCCGCAGGAGCTCTTGAAGCTATTTTCTGTATAAAGGCAATGGAAGAAGGATTTTATCCCCCGACCATCAACCTAACCGAACCCGACCTTGAAGCAGGCTGCGATTTGGACTATGTTCCGAACAAGGGCGTCAAAGGCGAAATAAACTGTGCCGCCTCAGGCTCCCTCGGTTTCGGAGGCCACAACGGTGTCGCCGTCTTCAAAAAGATAAAGTAA
- a CDS encoding PIN domain-containing protein: MAECVFVDTNPLIYLLDNVQPFVLPVKKFLLRYKNLNAEFYTSTVTDAEFFVKPIEENQLDKIDLYKNFLLNFGFLKCYINDAIAERAAKIRAKHKGVKLGDALQLASSIECGCNYFLTNDAHLKQVVEVNVVYIGDL, from the coding sequence TTGGCTGAGTGTGTTTTTGTTGATACAAACCCGTTGATTTATCTTCTTGATAATGTACAGCCATTTGTTTTACCCGTAAAAAAATTTCTTCTGAGATATAAAAATTTAAATGCAGAATTTTATACCTCGACAGTTACCGATGCTGAATTTTTTGTAAAACCGATAGAAGAAAACCAGTTGGATAAAATTGACTTGTATAAGAATTTTCTTTTAAATTTTGGTTTTCTGAAATGCTATATAAACGATGCGATTGCTGAACGAGCTGCAAAAATACGTGCAAAACATAAAGGCGTAAAATTGGGTGATGCATTACAGTTGGCTTCAAGTATAGAATGCGGATGCAATTATTTTCTTACAAATGATGCACATCTAAAACAAGTTGTGGAAGTTAATGTTGTATACATAGGTGATTTGTAA
- a CDS encoding HIT family protein, whose protein sequence is MDNCILCKIIKGEIPASKIYEDDDCLAFLDIQPVNAGHVLIIPKIHEQYIYKIDDKITSKMFMVTNKINKAIRQSKIKCEGINYFLADGEAAFQEVSHAHIHCFPRYKDDGFKLQFSERYYNHKPNREDLESVAKEIRENL, encoded by the coding sequence ATGGATAATTGTATACTTTGTAAAATTATTAAAGGCGAAATACCCGCAAGTAAGATTTATGAAGATGATGATTGCTTAGCATTTTTGGATATTCAGCCTGTAAACGCAGGCCATGTATTAATAATTCCCAAAATACACGAACAATACATATATAAAATCGATGACAAGATAACATCTAAAATGTTTATGGTAACAAATAAAATTAACAAAGCAATACGTCAGTCTAAAATAAAATGTGAGGGTATTAACTATTTTTTAGCAGATGGAGAAGCAGCCTTTCAAGAAGTGAGCCATGCTCATATACATTGTTTCCCAAGATATAAAGATGACGGATTTAAACTACAGTTTTCTGAAAGGTACTATAATCACAAACCGAATAGAGAAGATCTGGAGAGTGTAGCTAAGGAAATACGAGAAAATTTGTAA
- a CDS encoding McrB family protein: MLIDAIEREKDKIYEEFNNEFPLERVRNLTLEEYTNTERSNSFCYWVEKKTEKLGSIWGGSAYKFGIFKIGGKIKGRNGTLSDNEYAWYNKYGKDRQEAYENVHSNIIKIIEAAQNGNFEAIDLIDLGDAYKWKIAFLYSNKKLLNIYLSKAILYLANKYDGSFTINSPISKMQEVILSNCDSKKTIWQKGDELWSIWENSPEARKDNTEQEDDESDTNDLILKTNIQNYKNFLKKHHNIILHGAPGTGKTYLAKHIAELMNAETEFVQFHPSYDYTDFVEGLRPVNNADKTNLIFERKDGSFKAFCKKAFRNLQDNISEISEPIKQKDFIFIIDEINRGEISKIFGELFFSVDPGYRGEKGLVKTQYQNLVETGDIFEDGFYVPENVYIIGTMNDIDRSVESMDFAMRRRFAFKEITAAQSAENFELSENTKKRMESLNNAISKIDGLNSAYHIGAAYFKQLDDGMETSDELWENSLHDLLVEYLKGNGNEESNLELLKNAFDMINIE, translated from the coding sequence ATGTTAATTGATGCTATTGAACGAGAAAAGGATAAAATTTACGAAGAATTCAACAATGAATTTCCTTTAGAAAGAGTACGAAATTTAACTTTGGAAGAATATACAAATACAGAAAGGAGTAACTCATTTTGTTATTGGGTTGAGAAAAAAACAGAAAAGCTCGGCTCGATATGGGGCGGATCAGCTTATAAATTTGGCATATTTAAAATAGGCGGTAAAATAAAGGGAAGAAATGGAACTTTATCAGATAATGAATATGCCTGGTATAATAAATATGGAAAAGATCGACAGGAAGCCTATGAAAATGTACATTCAAATATTATAAAAATTATTGAAGCAGCTCAAAATGGTAATTTTGAAGCAATAGATTTAATTGATTTAGGAGACGCATATAAATGGAAAATTGCTTTTTTATACTCTAATAAAAAACTGCTAAATATTTATTTGTCAAAAGCCATATTATATTTGGCAAATAAATATGATGGAAGTTTTACTATAAACAGTCCTATTTCAAAAATGCAAGAAGTTATACTTTCGAACTGCGATTCTAAAAAAACTATATGGCAAAAAGGAGATGAATTATGGAGTATTTGGGAAAATAGTCCTGAGGCAAGAAAAGATAATACTGAACAAGAAGATGATGAATCTGATACAAATGATTTAATTCTCAAAACAAATATACAAAATTACAAAAACTTCCTTAAAAAGCATCACAATATAATTTTACACGGTGCTCCCGGAACGGGGAAAACATATCTTGCAAAACATATAGCAGAACTCATGAATGCAGAAACGGAATTTGTTCAGTTTCATCCAAGTTATGACTATACGGATTTTGTTGAAGGCCTAAGGCCTGTAAATAATGCCGATAAAACTAACCTGATTTTTGAGCGTAAAGACGGTTCGTTTAAGGCGTTCTGTAAAAAAGCATTTCGGAATTTACAAGATAATATTTCGGAAATCTCCGAGCCTATAAAGCAAAAAGATTTTATTTTTATTATCGATGAAATCAATCGCGGAGAAATAAGTAAAATTTTTGGAGAACTTTTCTTTTCCGTTGATCCCGGTTACCGTGGTGAAAAAGGACTTGTAAAAACACAGTATCAGAATCTTGTTGAAACAGGCGATATTTTTGAAGACGGCTTTTATGTTCCCGAAAATGTTTACATCATCGGTACAATGAACGATATTGACCGAAGTGTTGAAAGCATGGATTTTGCTATGAGACGAAGGTTTGCTTTTAAAGAAATTACAGCCGCTCAGAGTGCAGAAAATTTTGAACTTTCAGAAAACACAAAAAAACGTATGGAGAGCCTCAACAATGCAATAAGCAAAATTGACGGTCTTAATTCTGCATATCATATAGGAGCTGCTTACTTTAAGCAACTGGATGACGGCATGGAAACTTCTGATGAACTTTGGGAAAATTCTTTGCATGATCTTCTTGTTGAATATTTAAAAGGAAATGGAAATGAAGAAAGCAATCTTGAATTATTAAAGAATGCTTTTGATATGATAAATATTGAATAA
- a CDS encoding McrC family protein — protein MAIFKTTDNNGGKQLQAINQEDGEIDFKAAVSDIKKISNKTLAELSAEENLLIFPTKLEDSADLLKDSKLGSLSKSDNEKDYIFYTENVAGFIGINDTDISITSRFAKNEEDFFLHYMIQKVLNLNITNLSFSSSQENVLNLLIYIFPRLLQKALSQGMYKEYKTFHKNDENVRGVIEISRHIQKNIPFEGKTAYKTREYSYDNTTTELIRHTIEYISAKKDIAGILTSSQEIRDAVKTIKTATPLYNAGERQKIIASAIKKQNHPYFTYYIPLKKLCIQILQNKKIKFARQKNRVYGILFDVSWLWEQYLAAILKQSGFIHPENRKGIGSISVLTNNIGRFIPDFYNDDFVLDAKYKTFDKKNPPSDDLAQVIAYMHILKTMKGAYIYPSENENAEILNELGEIKGMGGMLYLCPFYIPQNYSTFFEFSEKIKKMEAKLGRLINSDESLNIIS, from the coding sequence ATGGCTATTTTTAAGACTACTGATAATAACGGCGGCAAACAGTTACAAGCCATTAATCAAGAAGATGGAGAAATTGATTTTAAAGCTGCCGTAAGTGATATAAAAAAAATTTCAAATAAAACGCTTGCAGAACTTTCAGCAGAAGAAAACCTTTTGATATTCCCGACAAAGTTGGAAGATTCCGCAGATTTACTAAAAGACTCAAAACTTGGAAGCCTTTCAAAATCGGATAATGAAAAAGATTATATCTTTTATACGGAAAATGTGGCAGGCTTCATTGGGATAAATGATACGGATATTTCCATAACCTCACGATTTGCAAAAAACGAAGAAGATTTTTTTCTTCATTACATGATTCAAAAAGTATTAAATCTTAATATTACAAATCTCAGTTTTTCATCTTCACAAGAAAATGTATTAAATTTACTTATTTATATATTCCCTCGGCTTTTGCAAAAAGCTCTCTCTCAAGGCATGTACAAAGAATATAAAACTTTTCATAAAAATGATGAAAACGTCAGGGGAGTCATTGAGATTTCCCGTCATATTCAAAAAAATATTCCGTTTGAAGGAAAGACTGCATATAAAACAAGAGAATATTCTTATGACAATACAACAACAGAACTTATACGGCACACAATTGAATATATTTCAGCCAAAAAAGACATTGCCGGTATTTTAACTTCTTCCCAAGAAATTCGTGATGCCGTAAAAACAATCAAAACGGCGACACCGCTTTACAATGCAGGGGAAAGACAAAAAATAATAGCTTCTGCCATAAAAAAACAAAACCATCCATATTTTACATATTATATTCCGTTAAAAAAATTATGTATTCAAATTCTCCAAAATAAAAAAATAAAATTTGCACGGCAGAAGAATCGTGTGTACGGTATTTTATTTGATGTTTCATGGCTTTGGGAACAGTATCTTGCTGCAATATTAAAACAAAGCGGATTTATTCACCCTGAAAATAGAAAAGGAATCGGTTCAATATCTGTTTTAACCAATAACATCGGCCGCTTTATTCCTGATTTTTATAACGATGATTTTGTGCTGGATGCTAAATATAAAACTTTTGACAAAAAGAATCCGCCGTCCGATGATTTAGCCCAAGTTATAGCCTATATGCATATTTTAAAAACTATGAAGGGAGCTTACATATATCCATCTGAAAATGAAAATGCAGAAATTTTAAATGAGTTAGGAGAAATAAAAGGTATGGGTGGAATGCTTTACCTATGTCCTTTTTATATTCCTCAAAATTACAGTACTTTTTTCGAATTTTCAGAAAAAATAAAAAAAATGGAAGCAAAATTAGGAAGATTGATAAATTCAGATGAATCCTTAAATATTATATCTTGA
- a CDS encoding bifunctional oligoribonuclease/PAP phosphatase NrnA → MEEKFSTLCSILDKNQPVLVQTHDFPDHDAIGAAYALSKLLENHGYTTEIAYGGLVQSLPLIEFVKYLNHPLLKVEEIEDLKKYQVIIVDGSPFKATVSKVAGILKAVIDHHPPRTKSAAEYMDIRPEMGACCSIIWSYWKESGKEYDGMTATAMIAGIQLDTSFLTRRVNPLDMDAYYELYFKSDVQTMYQMIKTTINIDELEEIGRAFTDYFQIGNFLLVELGEDYSRALLSVLADFLIWIKDISFVIVIETSGTEYKLSARSRDKTLDAGYLVKEALNGIGSGGGHAHMAGGVIQPKKYPGKKVLLGSIVELANSDRKESLWTKIMKKL, encoded by the coding sequence ATGGAAGAAAAATTTTCTACACTTTGTTCGATTTTAGACAAAAATCAGCCGGTACTTGTACAAACTCATGATTTTCCCGATCATGATGCAATAGGGGCAGCCTATGCTCTTTCAAAACTTTTAGAAAATCACGGCTATACAACCGAAATAGCTTACGGAGGTCTTGTTCAAAGCCTTCCTTTAATTGAATTCGTCAAATACCTAAATCACCCTCTTTTAAAAGTAGAAGAAATTGAAGACCTTAAAAAATATCAAGTGATAATTGTAGACGGCTCTCCTTTTAAGGCTACGGTTTCAAAAGTTGCAGGAATCCTAAAAGCCGTTATCGATCATCATCCCCCGCGAACAAAATCGGCAGCAGAATACATGGACATAAGACCTGAAATGGGTGCCTGCTGCTCAATTATCTGGTCTTACTGGAAAGAAAGCGGCAAAGAATATGACGGAATGACAGCCACAGCGATGATTGCAGGCATTCAGCTTGATACATCTTTTTTGACAAGAAGGGTAAACCCTCTCGATATGGATGCCTATTATGAGCTCTATTTTAAATCCGATGTTCAAACAATGTATCAAATGATTAAGACGACAATCAACATCGATGAGCTTGAAGAAATAGGACGAGCATTTACCGATTACTTTCAGATAGGTAATTTTTTGCTTGTAGAATTGGGAGAAGACTACTCAAGAGCTCTTTTATCTGTGCTTGCCGATTTTTTGATTTGGATAAAAGATATTTCGTTTGTTATCGTAATAGAAACGAGCGGCACCGAATACAAACTGTCGGCCAGAAGCCGCGATAAAACTCTCGATGCGGGTTATCTGGTTAAGGAAGCCCTTAACGGTATTGGAAGCGGAGGCGGACATGCACACATGGCCGGAGGCGTAATTCAGCCGAAAAAATATCCCGGAAAAAAAGTACTTTTAGGCTCAATCGTTGAGCTTGCA